A single genomic interval of Myxosarcina sp. GI1 harbors:
- a CDS encoding condensation domain-containing protein codes for MAKIDQLLFKLSQRKVKLWLEGDRLRYKAPKNALTPELLDRVKEHKADIITFLQEATNSKSTQLPPIEKVNRNSNLSLSFAQQRLWFLHQFEPESSSNNMPVVVKLTGLLEVKVLERSISEIVRRHEVLRTKFPSLKGQVQLNINRAEPINLPLIDLRDLPQQERDAAAFRLATQEARQCFDLANGPILRVKLFRLRNDEHLLIWNLHCIVCDGASSDVFYQDLTSIYTAFVAGKPSPLPELKVQYVDFAHWQRQWLQGEVLESQVNYWKQKLDNLPPSLKLPYDRPYPKGVLTYQGDRAALMLPKALNVELERLSQKSGATLFMTLLTAFKTLLYRYCGQEDILLSFASAGRAQVETERLIGFFSNTLMLRTHLTGQLTFKEALAKVRQASLEAYAHQDLPFEKLIEEIRPNTRQKKSPLFQVKFALNPPWSGGRGMASVKLPELTFTSLFGYIYHGKTKYDLTLVMREQDEGLGMVFDYNADIFNASTVEKMLLHFQTLLEGIVTNPDCLLEELPMLAPGEQLPQSFYSFDDREIEIKLSNAKRSEILDETEAKLVEIWQEVLEVDFVSIQDNFFDLGGNSLLAVKTFARIEEQFDKVLPLSILLKAPTIEKLSSFVRQDKAFASFSSLVLLQEGNRNYPPLFCIHGAGFNILIYRELAINLGLEYTVYGIEAQGLDGTSIKERLEEVAADYLKLVRSVQPKGPYFLAGLSKGGDICLEMAQQLVSDKERVALVGLFDSYGPGGIKLLPPFPRLMSSLYYAFRYSLLRAQNKWRRQISIKLIDKFQRPKKTETIITKRKKEIDLQVHKNQIFIKDGILSLNQSKIFLIFWMERLSQSILEHSPYIDVFDPLWGIDEDNNSISEALKRARYSYNEIYKKYRCKSYSGRITLFRAMETPPGYWVDRHLGWNKIALKGVKVYWIPGHHISIVTSPILAQKLKICIDKANQDTSLINQEEK; via the coding sequence ATGGCAAAAATTGACCAGTTATTATTTAAACTCAGTCAAAGAAAAGTCAAATTATGGCTTGAAGGCGATCGCTTGCGTTATAAAGCTCCCAAAAATGCTTTGACACCAGAACTTTTAGATCGGGTCAAAGAACATAAAGCAGATATAATTACTTTTTTGCAAGAAGCAACTAATAGTAAGAGTACTCAGCTACCGCCAATTGAAAAAGTAAACCGCAACAGTAATTTATCCCTTTCTTTTGCCCAACAAAGACTTTGGTTTCTCCATCAATTTGAACCCGAAAGTTCTTCTAATAATATGCCTGTGGTTGTAAAACTTACGGGTTTGTTAGAGGTTAAAGTATTAGAGCGCAGTATTTCTGAGATAGTTCGCCGTCATGAAGTATTGAGAACTAAGTTTCCTTCTCTCAAAGGGCAAGTTCAACTAAACATCAATCGTGCCGAACCAATTAACTTACCTTTAATTGATTTACGAGATTTACCACAACAAGAACGAGATGCAGCTGCTTTTCGCCTGGCTACTCAAGAAGCTCGTCAATGTTTCGATCTAGCTAATGGACCTATTCTGCGAGTCAAGCTGTTTCGCTTACGAAACGACGAACACTTACTCATTTGGAACTTACACTGTATCGTCTGTGATGGTGCATCTTCTGATGTCTTTTATCAAGACTTAACCTCGATTTATACTGCTTTTGTAGCAGGCAAACCATCACCTTTACCAGAGTTGAAAGTTCAATATGTAGATTTTGCCCATTGGCAACGTCAATGGCTACAAGGAGAGGTTTTAGAATCTCAAGTTAACTACTGGAAGCAAAAATTAGATAACTTACCTCCTTCTTTGAAGTTACCGTACGATCGACCTTATCCTAAAGGAGTTTTGACTTATCAAGGCGATCGCGCAGCTTTGATGTTACCAAAAGCTCTCAATGTAGAACTCGAACGTCTCAGTCAAAAATCAGGTGCTACCCTATTTATGACCTTGCTGACGGCATTTAAAACTTTACTTTACCGCTATTGCGGACAAGAAGATATATTACTCAGTTTTGCTAGTGCAGGACGCGCTCAAGTAGAAACAGAGCGACTAATTGGTTTTTTTTCTAATACCTTAATGCTTCGTACTCATTTGACAGGACAGTTAACTTTCAAAGAAGCATTAGCAAAAGTTCGTCAAGCATCTTTAGAAGCTTATGCTCATCAAGATCTTCCCTTTGAAAAATTAATAGAAGAAATTAGACCTAATACTAGACAAAAAAAATCTCCTTTATTTCAGGTAAAATTTGCTCTTAATCCTCCCTGGTCTGGAGGTAGAGGTATGGCATCTGTAAAACTGCCAGAGTTAACTTTTACCTCTCTATTCGGTTACATCTATCACGGCAAAACTAAATACGACCTTACTTTAGTTATGCGAGAACAAGATGAAGGTTTGGGTATGGTTTTTGATTACAATGCCGATATTTTCAATGCCAGCACGGTCGAAAAGATGCTTCTGCATTTTCAAACTTTACTAGAGGGTATAGTTACTAATCCAGATTGCCTTCTTGAAGAACTACCGATGCTCGCTCCTGGCGAACAATTGCCCCAAAGTTTTTATAGTTTTGATGATCGGGAAATTGAAATTAAGTTATCAAATGCTAAAAGATCGGAGATTCTAGACGAAACCGAAGCTAAATTAGTTGAGATTTGGCAAGAAGTTTTAGAAGTTGATTTTGTGAGTATTCAAGATAACTTTTTTGACTTAGGAGGTAACTCTTTATTAGCTGTCAAAACTTTCGCTCGAATCGAGGAGCAGTTTGACAAAGTTCTACCGCTATCAATCTTACTCAAAGCTCCTACTATTGAAAAGTTATCCAGTTTTGTACGTCAAGATAAGGCTTTTGCATCGTTTTCCTCTCTTGTGCTTCTTCAAGAAGGTAACAGAAACTATCCCCCACTTTTTTGTATTCACGGAGCTGGATTTAACATATTAATATATCGCGAGCTTGCTATTAACTTAGGCTTAGAGTATACAGTTTATGGTATAGAAGCTCAAGGATTAGATGGAACCTCAATTAAGGAAAGACTTGAGGAGGTGGCAGCAGATTATTTAAAGCTGGTTCGTTCTGTTCAACCTAAAGGTCCCTATTTTTTAGCTGGGCTGTCTAAGGGGGGGGATATATGTTTAGAAATGGCTCAACAATTAGTTTCCGACAAAGAACGAGTAGCTCTAGTTGGTTTATTCGACAGTTATGGTCCTGGGGGAATAAAATTACTTCCACCTTTTCCAAGATTAATGTCATCACTTTATTACGCTTTTCGCTATAGTCTACTTAGAGCTCAAAACAAGTGGCGAAGACAAATATCAATCAAATTAATAGATAAATTTCAAAGGCCGAAAAAAACTGAGACAATTATTACTAAGCGAAAAAAAGAAATCGATCTTCAAGTACACAAAAATCAGATATTTATAAAAGATGGAATATTATCGTTAAATCAAAGCAAAATTTTTCTAATTTTTTGGATGGAGCGTTTAAGTCAATCTATTTTAGAACATTCTCCCTATATTGACGTTTTCGATCCACTTTGGGGTATAGATGAGGATAACAATTCTATATCTGAAGCTCTTAAACGAGCTAGATACTCGTATAATGAAATTTACAAAAAATATCGCTGTAAAAGTTATTCAGGGCGTATTACGCTATTTAGAGCTATGGAGACTCCACCTGGGTATTGGGTAGATCGACATTTGGGCTGGAATAAAATTGCATTAAAAGGTGTAAAAGTTTACTGGATTCCTGGACATCACATTTCTATCGTGACTTCGCCAATTTTAGCCCAAAAGTTAAAAATTTGTATTGACAAAGCAAATCAGGACACGAGCTTGATTAACCAAGAAGAAAAATAG
- a CDS encoding FkbM family methyltransferase, which translates to MNKMKNLFKKTLKEFLSKGGVDLIYHKHDPTTKDFKAQTYERKAHLSRILDYLQINCVLDIGANEGQYAKELRLLGYQGYIFSFEPVAKTYHRLKIAADKDPKWYVYQVALGSQNTTKEINLFDNSRLNSFLSPGNIKEEVFSSSHFATRTINREAVDLKTLDSFYKEIISIVGTETECKLFVKLDTQGFDLEVVKGGYSTLQKVLGVQAEVSFISIYQDMPNYVNSLQIFQSLGFHMTNFFPLAQHFAAVEFDCLMIAQKALSPENT; encoded by the coding sequence ATGAATAAAATGAAAAATTTGTTTAAAAAAACTTTAAAAGAGTTTTTAAGTAAAGGGGGAGTCGATTTAATTTATCATAAACACGATCCAACAACCAAAGATTTTAAAGCCCAGACTTATGAAAGAAAAGCCCATTTATCCCGTATATTAGATTATCTTCAGATTAACTGCGTTCTTGATATAGGAGCAAACGAAGGGCAGTATGCAAAGGAGTTAAGATTACTTGGTTATCAAGGGTATATTTTTTCGTTTGAACCAGTGGCGAAAACCTATCATAGATTAAAAATTGCTGCCGATAAAGATCCAAAATGGTACGTTTATCAAGTTGCTCTTGGTTCGCAAAATACAACAAAGGAAATTAATTTATTTGATAATTCAAGACTCAACTCTTTTTTATCTCCTGGTAATATTAAAGAGGAAGTATTTAGTAGTTCTCACTTTGCTACTCGTACAATAAATCGTGAAGCTGTTGATTTAAAAACCCTGGATTCTTTTTACAAAGAAATAATTAGTATTGTTGGCACTGAAACGGAATGTAAACTATTTGTCAAATTAGACACTCAAGGATTTGATTTAGAAGTGGTCAAAGGAGGATATAGTACTTTGCAAAAAGTATTGGGTGTGCAAGCAGAAGTTTCTTTTATATCTATTTATCAAGATATGCCAAATTATGTTAATTCTCTTCAAATATTTCAATCATTAGGTTTTCATATGACTAACTTTTTTCCATTAGCTCAACACTTTGCAGCCGTTGAATTTGATTGCTTAATGATTGCACAAAAAGCTTTGTCGCCCGAAAATACTTAA